The Devosia sp. MC521 genome has a segment encoding these proteins:
- a CDS encoding aldo/keto reductase, producing the protein MRLKQLGHTDITVTDICLGTMTWGSQNTEAEGHAQIAMAKDAGITFMDTAEMYAVPASPATSFKTEEIIGNWFAQNGDREHWVLASKIGGPGHRHIRDGSAPSSISFAQALEGSLERLQTDYLDLYQIHWPSRPHYHFENYWKFAPEKHDPKQTLDHMADVLGAINAALAAGKIRSWGLSNESAWGLTKWAQLADQMGVDRPVTVQNEYNLLRRNYDHDLAEVTHHENIGLLAYSPLAAGVLTGKYFDGATPKGSRKEYQKGLWRLNDYSEAATKRYHALAQQHGLDPVAMAIAFCTTRPFATSTIIGATSTEQLAQCLSAKDLVLSPEVLADIETIHRDMPRPI; encoded by the coding sequence ATGCGTTTAAAACAGCTTGGCCATACTGACATTACCGTCACCGACATTTGCCTCGGCACAATGACATGGGGCAGCCAGAACACCGAAGCCGAAGGCCATGCCCAGATCGCCATGGCCAAGGACGCCGGCATCACTTTTATGGACACGGCCGAGATGTATGCCGTTCCCGCCAGCCCCGCGACGAGTTTTAAAACCGAAGAGATAATCGGTAATTGGTTCGCCCAAAATGGCGACCGCGAGCATTGGGTCCTCGCCAGCAAGATCGGCGGCCCAGGCCATCGCCATATTCGTGACGGCTCCGCCCCTTCCAGCATCAGTTTTGCCCAAGCACTCGAGGGCAGCCTTGAGCGTCTCCAAACCGACTACCTCGACCTTTACCAAATCCACTGGCCAAGCCGCCCGCACTACCACTTCGAAAACTATTGGAAGTTTGCGCCGGAAAAACACGATCCCAAGCAAACTCTCGACCACATGGCAGACGTGCTCGGCGCGATCAACGCAGCTTTGGCGGCGGGCAAAATCCGCTCCTGGGGGCTCTCCAATGAGAGCGCTTGGGGCCTGACCAAATGGGCACAGCTTGCCGATCAGATGGGTGTCGACCGCCCCGTCACCGTGCAGAACGAGTACAATCTTCTGCGTCGCAATTATGATCATGACCTGGCGGAAGTGACCCATCACGAAAACATTGGGCTCTTGGCCTATTCGCCTCTCGCCGCGGGCGTTCTGACCGGCAAATATTTTGACGGCGCGACCCCCAAGGGGAGCCGCAAAGAGTATCAAAAGGGCCTTTGGCGCTTGAACGACTACTCAGAGGCCGCGACCAAACGCTATCACGCCCTCGCCCAACAGCACGGCCTTGATCCCGTTGCCATGGCGATTGCCTTCTGCACCACCCGTCCCTTCGCCACTTCGACCATCATCGGCGCGACCTCCACCGAGCAACTCGCCCAGTGTCTTTCGGCCAAGGATCTGGTGCTCTCACCCGAAGTCCTCGCGGATATCGAGACCATCCATCGCGACATGCCTCGTCCGATTTAA
- a CDS encoding DUF599 domain-containing protein: MSTLFTSIFPLLAFFAYNIIIPQIEKLRPSLSVIMNMQRRRWVYNATLRESPFDAILSGNIMGSVSLLASTSVLLVLAVFAVFGQIDSVMEALNSIARDEAYTVSEVQLHLIVMLTMFVLAFFSFTLSLRQFNHYCIMLGALDHDRRTTEDEIDSIAAMNALGAKNFNSGIRAYYFSVATAAWFVSEWLAVATALVTVLVLAHREFFSSAHRSAASAVVIAARQRKSPTGADSATKTPNTDD; this comes from the coding sequence ATGTCGACGCTCTTCACCTCTATTTTTCCGCTGCTGGCCTTCTTTGCCTACAACATCATCATCCCCCAGATCGAAAAGCTGCGCCCTTCGCTCTCGGTGATCATGAACATGCAGCGCCGCCGCTGGGTGTATAATGCCACCCTGCGCGAAAGCCCGTTTGACGCCATTCTCTCAGGCAACATCATGGGCTCGGTCAGTCTTCTGGCCTCGACGTCTGTGCTGCTGGTCCTCGCGGTTTTCGCCGTTTTTGGGCAAATCGATTCCGTGATGGAAGCGCTCAACTCCATTGCCCGCGACGAGGCCTACACGGTCTCCGAGGTTCAGCTTCATCTCATCGTCATGCTGACCATGTTCGTGCTGGCCTTCTTTTCCTTCACGCTCTCCCTGCGCCAGTTCAACCACTATTGCATCATGCTGGGCGCGCTCGATCATGACCGCCGCACGACGGAAGATGAAATCGACTCGATTGCCGCCATGAACGCCTTGGGCGCCAAGAACTTTAATTCCGGCATTCGTGCCTATTACTTCTCGGTGGCCACGGCTGCTTGGTTCGTGTCCGAGTGGCTCGCGGTTGCAACCGCGCTGGTCACTGTCCTGGTTCTGGCCCATCGCGAGTTCTTTTCCTCGGCCCATCGCTCGGCCGCCTCTGCCGTGGTTATCGCGGCGCGCCAACGCAAAAGCCCCACCGGCGCTGATTCTGCGACCAAGACGCCGAATACCGACGATTAA
- the bfr gene encoding bacterioferritin, whose product MKGEPQVIERLNEALFLELGAVNQYWVHFRLLDDWGFKKLAAKERAESIEEMHHADRLIERIIFLEGHPNLQRVAPLRIGQNIKEVLEADLAGEYEAREAYRNSRAICSQLHDHVSKQIFDELLKDEEGHIDFLETQLELLEKIGIERYGMLNAAPANEAE is encoded by the coding sequence GTGAAAGGCGAACCACAAGTCATAGAGCGGCTTAACGAAGCCCTTTTTCTCGAGCTCGGCGCGGTTAATCAGTATTGGGTGCACTTCCGTCTCTTGGACGATTGGGGCTTTAAAAAGCTCGCAGCCAAAGAGCGCGCCGAATCCATCGAAGAAATGCACCATGCCGATCGCTTGATCGAGCGTATTATCTTCCTTGAAGGCCATCCAAACCTGCAGCGCGTCGCGCCATTGCGCATTGGTCAGAACATCAAAGAAGTTCTCGAGGCCGACCTTGCTGGTGAGTATGAAGCCCGCGAAGCCTATCGGAACAGCCGCGCGATTTGCTCCCAGCTGCATGACCACGTGTCCAAGCAGATCTTTGATGAGCTCTTGAAGGACGAGGAAGGCCATATCGACTTCCTCGAGACCCAGCTCGAGCTTCTCGAAAAAATCGGTATTGAGCGCTACGGCATGCTCAACGCCGCTCCAGCCAACGAAGCTGAATAA
- a CDS encoding VOC family protein, with protein MQFHTGRLIDHIHLRARTFAVTKRFYERVLGTLGISFTASGQGWFQADELFVDAADAHTIASHIHLAFQAQSPEAVDAFYREAIAAGGTDNGRPGARHYHPGYYACFVLDPDGNNIEAVYHGPNTRSAASVTITPQA; from the coding sequence ATGCAATTTCATACTGGTCGGCTCATCGACCACATTCATCTGCGCGCCCGCACTTTTGCGGTGACCAAACGATTTTACGAGCGCGTCCTCGGGACTTTGGGAATTTCCTTCACCGCATCCGGGCAAGGCTGGTTTCAAGCCGATGAGCTGTTTGTCGATGCCGCAGACGCACACACGATTGCCAGCCATATTCATCTCGCCTTTCAGGCACAAAGCCCCGAGGCCGTAGACGCTTTCTATCGCGAAGCCATTGCCGCTGGCGGCACAGACAACGGCAGGCCCGGAGCCCGCCATTATCATCCCGGCTATTACGCCTGTTTCGTACTCGACCCCGACGGCAACAATATCGAAGCCGTTTATCACGGCCCGAACACGCGCTCCGCCGCCTCGGTGACGATCACCCCGCAAGCTTAA
- a CDS encoding alpha/beta hydrolase: MSIFKRAMMALAVCASLMPMQASAQNIMDPFNLPPVMDANAVKAGDGISYRDGTRHKLDVYTPEQRGQLAPVVFFVYGGAWVRGQRADYQFAGRALAARGFVVVIADYRLVPEVRYPEFLEDLALAMRWTQDNITSYGGDPNRLFLAGHSAGAYNAVMLALDPSFRNEAGVTMPIRAVAGLSGPYDFYPFEYGDVVEAFGQAPNPEGTQPINLVTQDSPPMWLGSGTTDPIVRVQNTQRLAERLQNQGVWVTTKYYDGYGHMEPVIAMGAMWRWRMPVLDDMISFFTQFGAFPSGVPYVAVTPDAPQEVPEGTMATQDVVRQLDRLFGPLSN; encoded by the coding sequence CAAGCGCGCTATGATGGCGCTCGCTGTATGCGCCAGCCTTATGCCTATGCAGGCATCGGCTCAGAACATTATGGACCCGTTCAACTTGCCGCCGGTGATGGACGCCAATGCGGTTAAGGCCGGTGACGGTATTTCGTATCGCGATGGCACGCGGCATAAGCTCGACGTTTATACGCCCGAACAGCGGGGGCAATTGGCCCCTGTTGTGTTCTTTGTTTATGGCGGAGCGTGGGTGCGCGGGCAGAGAGCGGATTATCAGTTTGCTGGACGCGCCTTGGCGGCGCGCGGCTTCGTGGTGGTCATCGCCGATTATCGCCTTGTGCCAGAAGTGCGGTACCCGGAGTTTTTGGAAGATTTGGCGCTGGCGATGCGTTGGACGCAGGACAATATCACCAGCTATGGCGGCGACCCCAATCGTCTGTTTCTCGCCGGCCACTCGGCGGGCGCTTACAATGCTGTAATGTTGGCTCTTGACCCAAGCTTTAGAAATGAAGCGGGCGTGACCATGCCGATCCGTGCTGTGGCCGGGCTTTCCGGGCCATATGATTTCTATCCATTTGAATATGGCGACGTGGTGGAGGCCTTTGGGCAGGCGCCAAATCCTGAAGGCACGCAGCCCATCAACCTCGTCACCCAGGACAGCCCGCCGATGTGGCTGGGGTCGGGCACGACGGACCCGATTGTGCGCGTGCAGAATACGCAGCGGCTCGCTGAGCGCCTGCAAAATCAGGGCGTGTGGGTCACGACCAAGTATTATGATGGGTATGGGCACATGGAGCCGGTGATCGCTATGGGCGCTATGTGGCGTTGGCGCATGCCGGTGTTGGACGACATGATCAGCTTCTTCACCCAGTTCGGGGCGTTCCCCAGCGGGGTGCCTTATGTGGCGGTGACGCCAGACGCCCCCCAGGAAGTGCCAGAAGGCACGATGGCGACCCAGGACGTTGTGCGTCAGCTGGATCGTCTGTTTGGACCGCTCAGCAATTAA